In Bacillus sp. NP247, one DNA window encodes the following:
- a CDS encoding DUF3925 domain-containing protein — translation MKTAQRETISNREFYFVLYMMLLYVTGWVIDVNGLFLSSYFNLAGEIMLPIVGGIVGLFIMSISKQQTK, via the coding sequence ATGAAAACTGCACAACGTGAAACGATTTCAAATCGCGAGTTTTATTTCGTACTATATATGATGTTATTGTATGTTACTGGTTGGGTAATCGATGTAAATGGTTTATTCTTAAGCTCCTACTTTAATTTAGCAGGAGAGATCATGCTTCCAATAGTTGGCGGTATTGTTGGACTGTTCATTATGTCTATTAGTAAACAACAAACGAAATAA
- a CDS encoding transglutaminaseTgpA domain-containing protein has product MITLQTKYRWDMSRFFMHVCAILLLLEWIRPLIGITNVGRLDIFVIFIGICFTLSFFQTRWQIPIKIITILFIVHSLYYKNTFINPSWLTKFFTDISRNSSLLFQGNLLDISPVFPTLLFFLSFWFLSSFISFWVIHKKCGLLFLVLTIIYITTFHNLHLYNANYAIIRTVVIGFFMLSLLRIERIKEMEHLQNYARVISKLLRPLTIFIILSATIAYFAPKFGPQWPNPMNFLKFNTSEASKEQEVSKIGYGLDDSQLGGPFKADNTIVFTAQTQNKQYWRVETKDFYTGKGWEVSENPKKVSFKNKNDVVSWYEQNTKTETTEATITMQKSYPHLTYPAGLVSVEASSDVSYSVDPFSEKIYTMHGDSSTTLNSYKVTYEIPEFSIENLKAAKTNEVQESNPYFMTKYTQLPESLPQRVRDLAINLTNDKDNRYDKVLAIENHFTDHSFVYETTDVMIPAKNQDYVDQFLFDTKSGYCNNFSTSMIVLLRSAGIPARWVKGYTEGTLENTLASTEGENVYKIENNNAHSWVEVYFPGYGWIPFEPTKGFTNPYNFTNNTPAPTLQNSEETNSQNAQIHQRNNEAKLKSLIENTEEASTKKITNSKNRISWWYVFLSTIPISILGYILFTTRMKWITFFIILFYKYRKDDAVYLKAYGALLKQFARIGIPRGESQTFREYALHIDTLYNSADMQQLAFSYENAMYQQEQAAAEWKKSVHLWEVLMKKAASPPKSNGFDTVI; this is encoded by the coding sequence ATGATAACATTACAAACAAAGTACCGATGGGATATGAGCAGATTCTTCATGCATGTATGTGCAATTCTTCTTTTACTAGAATGGATAAGACCCCTTATAGGTATTACAAACGTAGGTAGATTAGATATTTTTGTAATATTTATAGGAATTTGCTTCACTCTCTCTTTTTTTCAAACCAGATGGCAGATTCCAATAAAGATCATCACGATTTTATTCATTGTTCATTCCTTGTATTATAAAAATACTTTTATAAATCCATCTTGGCTAACGAAATTTTTTACTGATATTTCTCGAAATTCCTCCCTGTTATTCCAGGGGAATTTGCTAGATATTTCTCCAGTTTTTCCAACACTTTTATTTTTTCTATCATTTTGGTTTTTGAGTTCTTTCATCTCTTTTTGGGTGATTCATAAAAAATGTGGGTTGTTATTTCTTGTATTGACTATTATTTATATCACAACTTTTCATAATTTACATTTATACAATGCAAACTACGCTATTATTCGTACTGTTGTCATCGGCTTTTTTATGCTTAGTCTTCTTCGAATAGAACGAATAAAAGAGATGGAGCACTTACAAAATTATGCTAGAGTAATCTCAAAATTACTTAGACCTCTTACAATATTTATTATATTGTCAGCAACCATCGCATACTTCGCTCCAAAATTTGGCCCTCAATGGCCAAACCCAATGAATTTTTTAAAATTCAACACATCCGAAGCGAGTAAAGAACAAGAAGTTTCTAAAATTGGGTATGGTTTAGATGACTCGCAATTAGGTGGTCCTTTTAAGGCGGATAATACAATTGTTTTTACAGCACAAACGCAAAACAAACAATATTGGAGAGTAGAAACAAAAGATTTTTATACAGGAAAAGGCTGGGAGGTTTCTGAAAATCCGAAAAAGGTTTCTTTTAAAAATAAAAACGACGTCGTGAGTTGGTACGAACAAAATACAAAAACGGAGACAACCGAAGCAACAATCACCATGCAAAAAAGTTATCCTCATCTTACCTATCCAGCAGGATTAGTATCAGTTGAGGCTTCTTCTGATGTATCATACAGCGTTGACCCATTTTCAGAAAAAATCTATACGATGCACGGAGACTCTTCTACTACTTTAAATTCATATAAAGTAACATATGAGATCCCTGAGTTTTCCATAGAAAACTTGAAAGCTGCAAAAACGAATGAAGTTCAAGAATCAAATCCTTATTTCATGACAAAGTACACTCAACTTCCGGAATCATTACCGCAGCGAGTAAGAGACTTAGCTATTAATCTTACAAACGATAAAGACAACCGATATGATAAAGTATTAGCTATTGAAAATCACTTCACAGACCATTCTTTTGTATACGAAACAACGGATGTGATGATTCCTGCCAAAAACCAAGATTATGTAGATCAATTCCTTTTCGATACAAAAAGCGGCTACTGTAATAATTTTTCGACGTCTATGATCGTGTTACTTCGTTCTGCCGGGATTCCCGCTCGATGGGTAAAAGGCTATACAGAAGGAACTCTTGAGAATACACTTGCTAGTACAGAAGGTGAGAATGTTTATAAAATCGAAAACAATAACGCACACTCTTGGGTCGAAGTATATTTTCCTGGATACGGATGGATTCCATTCGAACCAACAAAAGGATTTACCAATCCCTATAATTTTACAAATAATACTCCTGCTCCTACTTTACAAAATAGCGAAGAAACTAATTCTCAAAACGCACAAATACACCAACGAAACAATGAAGCGAAGCTCAAAAGTTTAATAGAAAATACAGAAGAAGCCTCTACTAAAAAGATTACAAATTCTAAAAATAGGATTTCTTGGTGGTACGTATTCCTCTCTACGATACCAATTAGTATCCTCGGATACATTCTCTTCACCACTAGAATGAAATGGATTACATTTTTTATTATTCTTTTCTATAAATACCGAAAAGATGATGCTGTTTATCTAAAAGCTTACGGTGCACTTTTAAAACAATTTGCGAGAATCGGCATACCACGGGGTGAAAGTCAAACATTCCGAGAATACGCTCTCCATATCGATACACTTTACAACTCGGCCGATATGCAACAACTTGCTTTCAGTTATGAGAACGCTATGTATCAACAGGAACAGGCTGCAGCCGAATGGAAGAAATCCGTACACTTATGGGAAGTGCTTATGAAAAAAGCAGCTTCTCCGCCTAAATCAAATGGCTTTGATACAGTGATCTAA
- a CDS encoding MBL fold metallo-hydrolase: MKKVEQLSSHLYLIDDYDLQHIERTGTYVLLGDEITLIETCAAPSLPYILDGLQQLHIDLKDVKNIIVTHVHLDHAGAAGLMMEKCPNATLFVHSRGARHMIDPTKLILGAKAVYKEDFDKLFDPILPIEEERVRIVQHGDTLKISEDRTLTFYDTPGHAKHHISIHDSLTNGIFTGDTIGIYYRELADLDVELYLPSTSPSQFQPDAMIASKNHIQSMNVDTIYFGHYGASSNVTEVYNQLEHWLPIFVGTGKEVFEKYNDFDEATKALQTLLMDKISSHLTKLNVPSNHSVYNILHLDIEISAMGIIDYLTKQTKSTTN; encoded by the coding sequence ATGAAAAAAGTAGAACAATTATCTTCTCACCTATATCTTATTGACGATTACGACTTACAACATATTGAACGAACAGGTACGTACGTTTTATTAGGTGACGAAATTACTTTAATTGAAACTTGTGCAGCCCCTTCTCTTCCTTACATTTTAGATGGCTTACAACAATTACATATTGATTTAAAAGATGTAAAAAACATCATTGTTACACATGTTCATTTAGATCATGCAGGCGCAGCTGGGCTAATGATGGAAAAATGCCCAAATGCTACTTTATTTGTGCATTCTCGCGGTGCTCGTCATATGATTGATCCAACAAAACTCATTTTAGGTGCAAAAGCTGTGTACAAAGAAGATTTTGATAAACTTTTTGATCCCATTCTTCCAATTGAAGAAGAACGTGTTCGTATTGTACAACATGGTGATACGTTAAAAATTTCAGAAGACCGTACACTTACATTTTACGATACACCGGGACATGCGAAGCACCATATTAGCATTCATGATTCATTAACAAACGGCATTTTTACTGGCGATACAATAGGAATTTATTATAGAGAACTCGCAGATCTTGATGTAGAACTATATCTACCATCAACGTCTCCTTCACAATTCCAGCCAGATGCGATGATTGCTTCTAAAAATCATATTCAAAGTATGAATGTAGATACTATTTATTTCGGTCATTACGGTGCTTCATCCAATGTTACAGAAGTATATAACCAACTTGAACATTGGTTACCTATTTTCGTTGGTACTGGTAAAGAGGTCTTTGAAAAGTATAATGATTTCGATGAAGCGACTAAAGCTTTACAAACTTTATTAATGGATAAAATCTCTTCTCATCTTACAAAGTTAAACGTTCCATCAAATCATTCCGTTTATAACATTTTACATCTAGATATAGAAATTAGTGCAATGGGCATTATTGATTACTTAACGAAACAAACAAAATCCACAACTAACTAA
- a CDS encoding DUF3600 domain-containing protein — protein sequence MSLDCRVRESIQEEAKGIVAPPELKEKVIVQIKMKSGGSKKKKRLIAGVLAAAFLIPTTGFAYQSIMADGIYGSFENLKKHAGAITLEGYMRFNAKLSQAKDEMGAKEYEEFSKELKKLTNAKLEYGDSNGNIDYDQLSPAKKEELKKVEMELQPYFDKLNGHKSSKEVLTPEEYEQYMEALMAYQTILVKTKSSGGITADKVPEAYKEKFIEAEQFMEYVDEKVR from the coding sequence ATGAGTTTAGATTGTAGAGTTAGAGAATCTATACAAGAAGAAGCGAAGGGGATTGTTGCCCCGCCGGAGTTAAAAGAAAAAGTAATCGTTCAAATAAAAATGAAGAGCGGGGGGAGTAAAAAGAAGAAGCGCCTCATCGCAGGAGTGCTTGCAGCCGCATTTTTAATTCCGACAACTGGTTTTGCTTATCAATCTATTATGGCAGATGGTATATACGGGTCGTTTGAAAATTTAAAGAAGCATGCCGGAGCTATAACATTAGAAGGATACATGCGTTTTAATGCAAAGTTATCACAAGCGAAAGACGAAATGGGTGCAAAGGAATATGAAGAGTTTTCAAAAGAACTAAAGAAATTAACAAATGCAAAGCTTGAGTATGGGGATTCGAACGGTAATATTGATTATGATCAATTATCACCAGCTAAAAAAGAGGAATTGAAAAAGGTAGAAATGGAGCTTCAGCCGTATTTTGATAAATTAAATGGTCATAAATCTAGTAAAGAAGTATTAACTCCTGAAGAGTATGAACAATATATGGAAGCATTAATGGCGTATCAAACCATATTAGTAAAAACGAAATCGAGTGGCGGAATAACAGCAGACAAAGTACCTGAGGCGTACAAAGAAAAATTTATTGAAGCAGAACAGTTTATGGAGTATGTAGATGAAAAGGTGAGATAA
- a CDS encoding sigma-70 family RNA polymerase sigma factor, protein MKDETVYTDLIQLTLSGNKEAYSELYDKTIQEVYKTAHFLIEDKTDVDDIVQEIYIQLYESLRKYDSEKPFRPWLIGLAIKQIHSYRRKRWMRLRIVKKAEEQRKPVQMDFSSDVVSKLSNQKLIELIHKLPYKLKQVIILRYLHDYSQEEVAQILHIPIGTVKSRIHAALKKLRQKEQIEEIFLGEVGNVK, encoded by the coding sequence ATGAAGGATGAAACGGTGTATACAGATTTAATCCAATTAACTTTATCAGGCAATAAAGAAGCATATAGCGAATTGTATGATAAAACGATTCAAGAAGTATATAAGACAGCACATTTTTTAATAGAAGATAAAACGGATGTAGATGATATCGTTCAGGAAATATACATACAGCTATATGAATCGCTTCGTAAATATGATAGCGAGAAGCCATTTCGTCCTTGGCTAATTGGACTTGCAATTAAACAAATTCATTCTTATAGAAGAAAGAGATGGATGCGACTGCGAATTGTAAAAAAAGCAGAAGAGCAAAGAAAACCAGTACAAATGGATTTTTCTAGCGATGTTGTAAGTAAACTATCAAATCAAAAACTAATCGAACTCATTCATAAATTGCCGTATAAATTGAAGCAAGTTATTATTTTGAGGTACTTACACGATTACTCACAAGAGGAAGTAGCACAAATATTACATATTCCAATCGGTACTGTGAAATCTAGAATCCATGCCGCATTAAAGAAACTACGTCAAAAAGAGCAAATAGAAGAAATCTTTTTAGGAGAGGTAGGGAATGTGAAATGA
- the bsaA gene encoding glutathione peroxidase produces MAVYDFSAKTITGEDKSLKDYEGKALLIVNVASKCGFTPQYKGLQEVYDKYKGQGLEILGFPCNQFGGQEPGTEADITSFCELNYGVNFPMFAKVDVKGDKAHPLYTYMTEQAPGLLGMKAVKWNFTKFLIGKDGKVVGRFAPQTKPVDLEVEIEKVLGE; encoded by the coding sequence ATGGCAGTTTATGATTTTTCAGCTAAAACAATAACAGGAGAAGATAAATCGTTAAAAGATTACGAAGGAAAAGCACTTCTTATTGTAAATGTAGCTAGTAAATGTGGATTTACACCGCAGTATAAAGGATTACAAGAAGTATATGATAAATATAAAGGCCAAGGACTCGAAATACTCGGATTCCCTTGTAATCAATTTGGAGGACAAGAACCGGGAACGGAAGCTGATATTACTAGTTTTTGTGAATTAAACTATGGTGTAAACTTCCCGATGTTTGCAAAGGTTGATGTGAAAGGTGACAAGGCTCATCCTCTGTATACATACATGACAGAACAAGCACCAGGTTTACTCGGTATGAAAGCAGTAAAATGGAACTTTACTAAGTTTCTAATCGGAAAAGACGGGAAAGTAGTAGGGCGTTTTGCGCCGCAGACGAAGCCAGTGGATTTAGAGGTTGAGATTGAAAAGGTACTTGGGGAATAA